The nucleotide window GAGATCGGTCAACTCGTCGTCCGCCTCCGGCTCGACCCCGATTTCGAGAATGCGCCCGGTGGCCTCGTGGCCCAGCACGAGTGGGAATTCGGTGACCCACGTGCCGTCGAGGTAGCTCAGGTCGGAGTGGCAGACGGCGCAGGCCTCGACCTCCACCCGGACCTCGCCGGGACCTGGGGCGGCCAGATGGACGTTCTCGATTTCGGTCGGGATGCCAACGCCTCGGCTCACCGCCGCACGGATGGTGATCCCCCGGCCCGTCGACACGGCGCGGAACCTACACCCGGGACGGGCTTCTGGACAGACGTTCCGCCCCGCCGCCGAGGGGGTCGGTCGTCCCAGTAAAGCGCCGGGCATCCTGATTGTGAGACATGTTCAGCCGAGCAGGATTTCGGCCACCTGGGCCAGATGACCGGCCGATCGGGGGGCCACGTTAAGCATGGTCACCGGGCTCTCCTCGAAGGCTGCCAGGCGGTCACGGATGCGCTCCGGGGTGCCGATCAGCGAGATTTCGTCTGCAAACCGGTCGGGCACAGCGGCAATGGCTTCGTCCCGTCGACCCTCAAGGAACAGGTCCTGGATACGGTCGGCTTCGGTGGCGAATCCCATTCGGGCCATCAACTTCGTGTGGAAGTTCTGCCCCTTGGCGCCCATGCCTCCCACGTAGAAGCCCAGCATGGCCTTCACCGGGGCCAGCGCCGAGGCGATGGCGTCAGTTGAATCATCCTCGGTGACGGTGACCGCGAGGTTCAACGCCACCTCGAAGTGGGCCGGGGCTCCGACCAACTGGTCGGCGTACACCTCAGGTCGGTAGGGCGAGTAGTACAGCGGCAGCCAGCCGTCGGCGATCTCGGCCGTCTGGGTCACGTTCTTCGGACCTTCGGCGCCGATGAAGATGGGGATGTCGGCCCGCAGGGGATGGACCATTACCTTCAGGGGCTTACCCAACCCCGTCGAACCTTCGCCTACGTAGGGGTGCTGGTGAAAGTCGCCGTCAAAGGACAGGTGATCGTCGCGCCGGAAGGCCTGCCGTAGGATCTCGACGTACTCGCGGGTGCGGGCCAGCGGGCGGTTGGACGGTTGGCCGTACCAACCCTCGACGACCTGGGGGCCCGACACGCCGAGGCCCAGGATGAGCCGGCCGTTCGAGAGATGGTCAAGGGTGACGGCGTGCATGGCCGTGGCCGTGGGCGTGCGGGCCGACATCTGGACGATGCCGGTGCCCAGACGAATGCGTTCGGTGTGGGCGGCCAACCAGACGAGCGGTGAGAAGGCGTCGCTGCCCCACGACTCAGCGGTCCACGCGGCGTCGTAGCCGAGGCGCTCGGCCTCCTGGACAAGGTCCACGAGATCAGCCGGGGGTTGTGCCCCCCAGTAGCCGAGGCTGAGGCCTAGTTGCATGGAGAGACCGGTCGCATGAAGAGATCGTCCCAGCGGTCAAGCCCTGGCGCCAATGCAGGCAACTAATCGGAAGCGGGCAGAAGCGGGCATCGCCCGGTGTCGGCCCTAGTGTCCGAACGTGATCGAAGCCACCGAGACGTTCCCACGCCAGCATGCACGGACCCGGCGCTTCACCTGTGGGGTACCGCGTGACATCCGGGTGGCCGATGACGGATCCCGGGTGGTTTTCCTGCGTTCGTTTTCAGGTGATGACCCGATCAACGCCCTCTGGTGGATGGACCCAGTAACCGGCGAGGAGCGATTGATCGCCGATCCGGGAGCGCTGTCCCCCGGAGACATTGCCGATGGCGAGGGGCCGTGCAAGGGGGCCGACGGGGTGCCGGCGGCCGAGTTGGCCCGCCGCGAGCGTGTCCGTGAATCTGGGGGTGGGATCGTGGCTTACGACGGGCTGCCCGACCTTTCGCGGTTGTGCTTCGTGCTCGACGGCCGAGTCTTCCTCGCCGAGGTACCCAGGCATGGAGACACAGGTGACGACCAGGGGCCCGTCGCCCGGGTGGTTGAGCTCCCGTCCAGCGGAGGTGCCTTCGATCCACGACTCAGCCCAGATGGCACGGCGGTGGCCTACGTGTCGGGTGCATCCGTCCGGACGACGGGGCCCGGTGGCGACCGCCGGGTGATCGGAGGATCCACGCCGACCGTGTCATGGGGGTCGGCCGAGTTCGTGGCCGCCGAGGAGATGGGTCGCAACCGTGGGCACTGGTGGTCGCCCGATGGTCGACGGATGTTGATCTCTAGGGTAGACACGGCACCGGTTGCCGAGTGGTGGATCTCGTCGCCGACGGAGCCGGCGACGCCGCCGCGGGCCATCCGGTATCCGGCTGCCGGCACGGTCAATGCCACGGTCGGCTTAGCTCTGGTTGACCTGGACGAAGCCGCTCCCACTACCGAGGGGGCCACCGGCAGTTCGACTATCGACGTGGACTGGAGCCAGGGCGCCACGTTCGAGTACCTGGCCGACGTGCACTGGCCAGTCGAGGGACGACCCCTGCTGGTCGTCCAGACCCGGGACCAACGAACGCTGGCCGTGCTGGAGGTGGATCCGTCCACGGGTGCCGTCGAGGAACGGCACCGGACGACCGATGAGCACTGGGTCGACCTGGTCCCGGGTTCGCCGTTGGTGGCCAATGGTTCCCTCTTCACCGTGGAGTCCAGGGACGGGGCCTACCGCTTGGTCCAGGACGGGATCGTCTTGTTTCCCAACTCCCTCGACGGGGTACAGGTGCGATCCATTGTCGGCGCTGACGGCGACGGCGACGGCGACCGGGCCGGTGTCGTGGTTCGCGCCTCGGCCGATCCTATGGACGTCGATGTCCTACGGATTCCCCTGGATGATGGATTGGTCGAAACGGTGTCCGGAGGAGGGGGCCTCCGCTCGGCGGTGGTCGGTGGTGGGGTCACGGTGGTGACGGTGGCAGACCTCGCTGGTTCGACTACCACGGTCCATCCGGGCGGGTTCGCGCTGTCCTCCCATGCTGAGAAGCCGGTGGTCCAGCCGCGCCCAACCTTCCACGTGGTCGGAGACCGGTCGCTGCGAGTCGCGGTGCTCCTGCCCGATGGTCACGACGGATCACCGCTTCCGGTTCTGCTGGATCCATACGGCGGACCGCATGCTCAACGGGTACAGCGGGTGCGGGGCCAGTACCTCACCTCCCAGTGGTTTGCCGACCGGGGCTTTGCCGTGGTGGTGGCTGACGGGCGGGGGACGCCGGGCCGTGGCCCCGCTTGGGATCGTGCGGTTCGTGGCAATCTGGCCGCACCGGTACTGGAGGATCAGGTTGATGCCCTGCACGCTGTGGCCACCACCGACGATCGACTGGACCTAGGGCGGGTGGCTATCCGGGGCTGGTCGTTTGGTGGCTACCTGGCGGCACTGGCCGTGCTACGCCGGCCCGACGTGTTCCACGCCGCGGTGGCTGGCGCGCCGGTCGCCGACTGGCGCCTCTACGACACCCACTACACCGAGCGTTATCTAGGTCATCCAGACGTGGAGCCCGAGAACTACCTGCGGAGTGGATTGTGCTCCGCCGAGGATTGGGCGCCCCGTGGGGTCGACGTGCCGGATCGCCCGCTGCTACTGGTTCATGGGTTGGCCGACGACAACGTGGTGGTCGCCCACACCCTCGCCCTGTCGCGGGCCCTACTGGAGGCCGGACGGCCCCATCAGGTCCTGCCGTTGTCGGGCGTCACCCACATGACCCCCCAGGTCGAGGTGGCCGAAAATCTGCTATTGGTGCAGTTGGTGTTCCTGCAGAAGTCTCTGGGGTTGGCGCCCCTGATCTAGTAGTGCCGGTCCAGGTGGTTCTGTTTCAGGCGAGCCGCGTCAGACGGCCGTCCAGCCGCCATCGACGGCCAGGATGTGTCCGGTGAGGTAGGAGCCGGCGTCCGAGGCCAGGAGTAGCAGGGCGCCGTCCAGTTCGTGAGCCAGCCCGCCCCGACCCATCGGCGTGCCCGACTCGACGTAACTCCGACCCGCGTTGGTGTGGAACATGTCGTCGGAGTTCATCTCGGTCTCGAACCATGCTGGGGCCAGTGCGTTGACCCGGATGCCCTTTCGAGCCCACTGCACGGCCAGCTCACGGGTCAGGTTGTGGAGGCCTCCCTTGGCCGCGGCGTATCCGGGTACGCGGAGGCGACCGCCGGATACCTGACCCAGAACCGAACCCACGTTGACCACCACGCCTGGGTGATTCTCGGAGATCCACCACCGGGCGGCCCGCCTGGCCAGTTCGTAGGGGGCCACCAGGTCGACAGCGAGCTCGTGGCGGAAGCCGTCCAGATCGTCGTCGACGGCCGGGACGACCCTTGAGATGCCAGCGTTGTTCACCAGTACGTCGATCCGACCGAAGTGGTCGATGGCGGAGTTGATGATGTGCTCCGGTCCGTCGTCGGCCGCCACGTCCACGCTGACGGCGAGCGCATCGGGAAGCTCGTCGGCCAGGGCCTGGATGCGTTCAGTGCGCCGGGCGGCCAGCACGAGCCTGGCCCCCACGTCGGACAACACCCGGGCGAACCGTTCGCCAAGGCCCGAGCTGGCGCCGGTGACCACCACGACCCGCCCGTCCAGGCGGAACCGTTGGAGTACCCCGTCTGGGGTCTGTCCGGAGGTGCTGTCCACGGACCGGACCCTAGAGCGGTGGGGCTCCGGCGATCTGACCGGCGGTGAGCTCCAGCACTCGATCGGCCAGGTCGGCTGCTTCAGTCGGATCGTGGGTGACTAACAGGGTGGCTGGTCGTTGGTCCCGATCGCCCAGCAGCGCGTGGATCTGCCGCCGAGACCCAGCATCGAGCGCCGTGGACGGTTCGTCGAGCAGGAGCAGGTCTGGATCAGTAGCCAGGGCGCGGGCCACCGCTACCCGCTGGGCCTGGCCGCCGGAACACTCGTTGGGCCGACGATCTACCAGATCCTGCAGGTGGAGCAATGCCAGGAGGGAATCCACCCGGTCGGGGGTGGAGTGGGGGCTAAACCCTACGTTGGCGGCCACCGTCAGGTGTTCAAAGAGCAGGCGGTCCTGGGGCACCCAACCGATCCGCCGAAAATGAGCAGGTACGAAGCCCCGGTCTGAGCCGTCGTCGACGGTTCTCCGACCGAGGTCCAGCCGTCCGTCGTTGAGGCGGACTAGTCCGGCCAGCAGCCGCAGGAGCGTGGTCTTGCCCGCCCCGTTGGGGCCGACTACGGCCACCAGCTCGCCGGGCAGCACGTCGAGGGCCACCCGGAGGGTCAGGTCGCCGACGGTGGCGGTGCCGTCCAGCTTCAGTACCGGTTCAGGGGAGGATTCCCGATCTAGTCCCGCATCTGGTTCCGGGCTGGGTGGCATCGCGCTCATCGTGTGGGGAGCCAACGGTGGCGTGTGGGGAGCAGAACGGCCAGCGACACGGCCAACAGCACGAGGCTGAGGGCGACGGCGGCCTCCGGGTCGGATTCGAGCGCCTGGAAGGTGGCCAGGGGCAGGGTTCGGGTCCGTCCCGGCAGGTTGCCGGCGAACGTGATGGTGGCTCCAAACTCGCCAAGGGCCCGGGCCCATGCCAGCGCCAGGCCGGCGCCCATGGCCGGGATTAGTCGGGGCACGGTGATGCGTCGGAGAACGGTCAGCGGGTCGGCGCCCAGCGTTGCCGCGACCTGTTCGAGATCCTCGCCGGAGGTACGCAGCGCCCCCTCAACGGTGATCACGTAGAAGGGGAGGGCTACGAAGGTGGCGGCCACCACGGCACCGGCCGTGGTGAATGGCAGCGTCACGTCGAACCACCGTTCCAGCCACTGGCCAACCAGGCCGCGGCGACCCAAGGCGAACAGTAGAGCAGTACCACCAACGACCGGCGGCAGCACCATGGGCAGGACCACGAGTGTCCGGACGAGCCGCCGGAAGGGCACGGCGACCCGGGCAAGGACCCAGGCCATCGGTGTTCCCAGCACGAGGACGATGCCGGCGGCCGTCAGGCTGACGAGGAGCGACACCCCGAGGGCCTCGACCACCTCGCGCCGTCGGAGAAGGTTGACCAGACCGGACCACGGTGCCCGCTGCAGCAGCGCTAGCACTGGGAGGGTGAGGAAGGCCATAGCCAACGCGGCGACCACCAGCACCGACCGGGGAGCGTTCGGCGGTCGGGTCATCGAGTTGGCCCCGTGACGAATCCGTGCTCGGTGAGGATCTTTCGGGCCTGGTCGCTGGTAAGGAACGTCACGAACGGATTTCCGGACAGCGACAGGCTGGCGGCCGCGTAGGTGATGCAGGGACAGGTCGGTTTCTGAGGCCATGCTGGGGCCAGCCCCGCATGAGCCGACACGTCGGTGGCGTAGACGATGCCGAGGTCCGCCTCGTCGAGGGCCAGTCGGGCGACCACGGCCCGTGCGCTGGGTTCGAACGAGTCGACGGGAAGGTCGCCGAAGCGGGCTGCCGCAGCATCGCCGCATGGGACCCCGGCGGCGCAGGCCACCAGCACCAGTGACGGGTCGCGCAGGTCGGCCGGTCGACGTTCCGGTCCGGTTGTGGGTCGGGCCACCACGAGATGGTTGATGGCCAGATCGTGGATAGCGGTCGGCACGTGGTCCGCCACCTGATCTGTCGCCTGGTTGAGGAGAAGCCGGCGCTGAAGGTCATCGAACAGATCGGCGTCGGCGGTCAGGAACGCGTCGGCGGGCGCGCCGTCACGGACCTGGGCGGCTAGATGGTTGGATCCGCCTGCCACCAACTCCACGACCACTCCCGATGTCGAGGCCCACTCGTCGGCCAGGTCCGCGGCTACGTCGGTCAACGACGAGGCCACGAATACGGTCAGTGCCGTGTCGCCCGGAGACTCGGTGCACCCCGTGGCGCCCAGCCAGGCCACGACGGCCAACAGGATCGCCCTGGAGGACAGGTGGGTCCACATCGTCAGTTGAGAAGGTGCCTGTGTCCGGTCAGCGGGGGCGTTCGACGACCACGTTGGTGGCCTTGACGGCAGCCACAGCCAGAACGCCGGGCTCCAGGCCCAGCTCGTCGACAGCTTCGGCTGAGAGCAGCGACACCACGCGGTGGGGACCGGCTTGAATCTCCACCTGGGCCATGACCCCATCTCGGACCACCCGTGTCACCAAGCCGGTGAACCGGTTGCGAGCTGACAGTGCCGCGCCGGTGTCGCCGTCGGGCGGAGGTGTCCCCTCGGCTGCCAGATCCTGGGCCAGGCGGGCCAGTTCGGTGCCGGCGATCGTGCGATGGCCCCCGACGGTTCGCCCGGTGGCCAGGCGGCCCGCATCGGCCCAACGACGCACGGTGTCCGGACTCACTCCGAGCAGTTGCGCCGCTTCTCCCATACGAAAGGTGCTCATACCAGAAAAACTAACCAAAAAAATGTTGTTTGCGCTACTCGGAAGCGGTCGTCGGTCGGGGAGTCCGGTGAGCTGGGAGAATCCGAACCTTCGGGGAGGGCAACGGGAGACTGGGCTACCGTCCGGCTGTGAGCATCCCCGTGTCGGTCGTCGACGTTCCTACCAGGTTGGAGGAATACGGCACAGCGGCGTTTCTGGTTACCGTGTCGCCCGACGGCACCCCCAAGGTGGTCCACGTGGCGGTCGTCTGGGAAGCCGGTGCGGCCACCTTCCGATGCGCCCCGGGCAGCGGCACGCTCCGGAACCTCGGTGGTGTCACACGTGCCACAGATGGTCCGGATGCCACGGCTGGCTCAGGGGCTGGTTTGGGCCCGGCGACGCTGATCTTCCCGGGGTCCGACGTCGATACCCATAGTTGGCTGGTCGACACCACCGGTCAGGTGCATCCCGATGACCCGGAGTTGGCTCTGCTGGCCTACGAGTCAGGAGTGTTGCACCGCCCGGCATCCGGCGAGCAGGTGCACTGCTGACACCGGTTAGCGCGAGCTATTCCTGAGCAACCAGATGCCCGGGCTCCACCTCGGTGTGGGTGACCAGGTCGGGTCCTTCTCCCGCGGGCCAGACCGGGCTGGGGATCTCGCCCGTGATGAGCGGTCGTTCGGTCCGCTGCCGGGGATCGGCGATTGGCACGGCACCCAGGAGGCGTTTCGTGTAGGAGTGCCTGGGGTCCCGGAATACCTGTTCGCGTGACCCGAGTTCGACTACCTGGCCCAGGTACATCACGGCCACCCGGTGGGCGATGCGCTCCACGACAGCCAGGTCGTGGCTGATGAACAGATAGGACAGGCCCATCTCCTGTTGGAGTTCCAGCATCAGGTTCATGACCTGGGCCTGAACCGACACGTCAAGGGCTGAGACGGCCTCATCGGCAATGACTAGTTCGGGCTTCAGTGCCAGGGCTCGCGCAATGCACACTCGCTGGCGTTGGCCGCCAGAGAACTGGTGGGGGTAGTTGTTCAGCATTGATTGGTCAAGACCGACCAGCTCGAACAACTGGCGCACCTGGTCTGTCGCCTCCTCCTTAGTGGCGACTTTGTGGACCGTCAGGGGTTCGGCCACAGATGTTCCGACCCGGACTCGGGGATCGAGGCTGGCGAAGGGATCCTGAAAGACGATCTGCAGGGTCTGTCTGTGTTCGCGCATCTCCCGAGGGTTGAGGTCAGTTATGTCAACTCCCTTGAGGAGAATTCGGCCCTGGTCCGCGTCGTGGAGACGGATAATGAGGTTGGCCAGGGTTGATTTTCCGCAACCGCTCTCTCCGACCACGGCGAGGGTTTCACCATGATCGATATGAAGCGATACATCAGTCACTGCGTGCACCCGAGCGTTGTGGTCGGTCGGGAACTGTTTCGAGATGTGCTCCACCTCGATAAGGGGACTCTGGTCCTTACCCTGGCTCGTCATGCCAGGTTTCCTGCCAGGTTGAACGGTCTAGGTCCGTCGTGGCCGGCCATGCTTCCAAGTTTGGGCACCGCGCTGAGTAGGCCTCGGGTGTACGACTCTCTCGGCGAGTGGAAGATCTGTTCTACAGGGCCCTGTTCAACAATCTTTGCCTGGTTCATGACGACGACGCGGTCTGCCACTTCAGCAATCACACCCATGTCGTGGGTGATGAGCATCATCGCTGTGCCCGTCTCGACCTGAAGTTGCTTGATGAGTCCAAGAATCTGAGCCTGGATGGTTACATCGAGGGCCGTTGTGGGTTCGTCGGCGATGAGTAGTCGGGGTCCGCAACACAGGCCGATGGCAATCATTATTCGCTGGCGCATGCCTCCAGACATCTCGTGGGGGTATTGACCGATCCTCTTGTCGGCCTCGGGTATCCGCACCAGGTCAAACATTTCTCGGGCCCGAGCCATGCTTGCCTTCCTGTCTGATCCCTGATGGATCCGCAATGCCTCGGCAATCTGTTCGCCGACTGGGTACACCGGGTTCAGGCTCGTGAGCGGCTCCTGGAAGATCATGGCGATCTGGTTGCCGCGGATGCTCCGCATGGTGGCTTCGTC belongs to Acidimicrobiales bacterium and includes:
- a CDS encoding LLM class F420-dependent oxidoreductase, whose translation is MQLGLSLGYWGAQPPADLVDLVQEAERLGYDAAWTAESWGSDAFSPLVWLAAHTERIRLGTGIVQMSARTPTATAMHAVTLDHLSNGRLILGLGVSGPQVVEGWYGQPSNRPLARTREYVEILRQAFRRDDHLSFDGDFHQHPYVGEGSTGLGKPLKVMVHPLRADIPIFIGAEGPKNVTQTAEIADGWLPLYYSPYRPEVYADQLVGAPAHFEVALNLAVTVTEDDSTDAIASALAPVKAMLGFYVGGMGAKGQNFHTKLMARMGFATEADRIQDLFLEGRRDEAIAAVPDRFADEISLIGTPERIRDRLAAFEESPVTMLNVAPRSAGHLAQVAEILLG
- a CDS encoding prolyl oligopeptidase family serine peptidase; the encoded protein is MIEATETFPRQHARTRRFTCGVPRDIRVADDGSRVVFLRSFSGDDPINALWWMDPVTGEERLIADPGALSPGDIADGEGPCKGADGVPAAELARRERVRESGGGIVAYDGLPDLSRLCFVLDGRVFLAEVPRHGDTGDDQGPVARVVELPSSGGAFDPRLSPDGTAVAYVSGASVRTTGPGGDRRVIGGSTPTVSWGSAEFVAAEEMGRNRGHWWSPDGRRMLISRVDTAPVAEWWISSPTEPATPPRAIRYPAAGTVNATVGLALVDLDEAAPTTEGATGSSTIDVDWSQGATFEYLADVHWPVEGRPLLVVQTRDQRTLAVLEVDPSTGAVEERHRTTDEHWVDLVPGSPLVANGSLFTVESRDGAYRLVQDGIVLFPNSLDGVQVRSIVGADGDGDGDRAGVVVRASADPMDVDVLRIPLDDGLVETVSGGGGLRSAVVGGGVTVVTVADLAGSTTTVHPGGFALSSHAEKPVVQPRPTFHVVGDRSLRVAVLLPDGHDGSPLPVLLDPYGGPHAQRVQRVRGQYLTSQWFADRGFAVVVADGRGTPGRGPAWDRAVRGNLAAPVLEDQVDALHAVATTDDRLDLGRVAIRGWSFGGYLAALAVLRRPDVFHAAVAGAPVADWRLYDTHYTERYLGHPDVEPENYLRSGLCSAEDWAPRGVDVPDRPLLLVHGLADDNVVVAHTLALSRALLEAGRPHQVLPLSGVTHMTPQVEVAENLLLVQLVFLQKSLGLAPLI
- a CDS encoding SDR family oxidoreductase, with amino-acid sequence MDSTSGQTPDGVLQRFRLDGRVVVVTGASSGLGERFARVLSDVGARLVLAARRTERIQALADELPDALAVSVDVAADDGPEHIINSAIDHFGRIDVLVNNAGISRVVPAVDDDLDGFRHELAVDLVAPYELARRAARWWISENHPGVVVNVGSVLGQVSGGRLRVPGYAAAKGGLHNLTRELAVQWARKGIRVNALAPAWFETEMNSDDMFHTNAGRSYVESGTPMGRGGLAHELDGALLLLASDAGSYLTGHILAVDGGWTAV
- a CDS encoding ATP-binding cassette domain-containing protein, with protein sequence MPPSPEPDAGLDRESSPEPVLKLDGTATVGDLTLRVALDVLPGELVAVVGPNGAGKTTLLRLLAGLVRLNDGRLDLGRRTVDDGSDRGFVPAHFRRIGWVPQDRLLFEHLTVAANVGFSPHSTPDRVDSLLALLHLQDLVDRRPNECSGGQAQRVAVARALATDPDLLLLDEPSTALDAGSRRQIHALLGDRDQRPATLLVTHDPTEAADLADRVLELTAGQIAGAPPL
- a CDS encoding ABC transporter permease is translated as MTRPPNAPRSVLVVAALAMAFLTLPVLALLQRAPWSGLVNLLRRREVVEALGVSLLVSLTAAGIVLVLGTPMAWVLARVAVPFRRLVRTLVVLPMVLPPVVGGTALLFALGRRGLVGQWLERWFDVTLPFTTAGAVVAATFVALPFYVITVEGALRTSGEDLEQVAATLGADPLTVLRRITVPRLIPAMGAGLALAWARALGEFGATITFAGNLPGRTRTLPLATFQALESDPEAAVALSLVLLAVSLAVLLPTRHRWLPTR
- a CDS encoding substrate-binding domain-containing protein — encoded protein: MWTHLSSRAILLAVVAWLGATGCTESPGDTALTVFVASSLTDVAADLADEWASTSGVVVELVAGGSNHLAAQVRDGAPADAFLTADADLFDDLQRRLLLNQATDQVADHVPTAIHDLAINHLVVARPTTGPERRPADLRDPSLVLVACAAGVPCGDAAAARFGDLPVDSFEPSARAVVARLALDEADLGIVYATDVSAHAGLAPAWPQKPTCPCITYAAASLSLSGNPFVTFLTSDQARKILTEHGFVTGPTR
- a CDS encoding TOBE domain-containing protein, which produces MSTFRMGEAAQLLGVSPDTVRRWADAGRLATGRTVGGHRTIAGTELARLAQDLAAEGTPPPDGDTGAALSARNRFTGLVTRVVRDGVMAQVEIQAGPHRVVSLLSAEAVDELGLEPGVLAVAAVKATNVVVERPR
- a CDS encoding ATP-binding cassette domain-containing protein — translated: MTSQGKDQSPLIEVEHISKQFPTDHNARVHAVTDVSLHIDHGETLAVVGESGCGKSTLANLIIRLHDADQGRILLKGVDITDLNPREMREHRQTLQIVFQDPFASLDPRVRVGTSVAEPLTVHKVATKEEATDQVRQLFELVGLDQSMLNNYPHQFSGGQRQRVCIARALALKPELVIADEAVSALDVSVQAQVMNLMLELQQEMGLSYLFISHDLAVVERIAHRVAVMYLGQVVELGSREQVFRDPRHSYTKRLLGAVPIADPRQRTERPLITGEIPSPVWPAGEGPDLVTHTEVEPGHLVAQE
- a CDS encoding ABC transporter ATP-binding protein; this translates as MPLLSVSDLTVTFDDFTAVDSANFAIEPGETLGVVGESGSGKSVTALSIMRLVEMGTRAKITGGRVDLQMDDGSTLDLLGQDEATMRSIRGNQIAMIFQEPLTSLNPVYPVGEQIAEALRIHQGSDRKASMARAREMFDLVRIPEADKRIGQYPHEMSGGMRQRIMIAIGLCCGPRLLIADEPTTALDVTIQAQILGLIKQLQVETGTAMMLITHDMGVIAEVADRVVVMNQAKIVEQGPVEQIFHSPRESYTRGLLSAVPKLGSMAGHDGPRPFNLAGNLA